AAGATTTTGTAATGTTGGTGACAGGTACTGAGCAAAGTATGACAGGCATAATCAACTCAACCCCAAAGGGAGCAAGCACTAGTGAAATAAGTTCTGAGAATGAATATAAATTTTCGATAAACTATAAAGCTACTGGAACAGTACAAAGCTTTGAGTTTAAAAAGATCTCCGCTACTCAGATTCAATGGAAAGATAACGTAAGTAACACATGGAATACTTTGATTAAGTTCTAAAAATAGCCTTGGTTGATACACTTTCAATCAGGGCTTTATTTTATACAAACACTGATGAATAAACAGGTATGAAAAATCTGCAACATATTACCAATATATACTCCAATTTCATATTACAATATTCTATACTAATCAAACTTAAACTCATTCAATCAATCCTAACAGAAGATATTAATTCAAAGTATGGGGAAAATACCTATATAACTTTTAAACAATTTTAAGTATACTTGCAAACATAAAAAGACACAAATCCAATGATAATTTATTACACCAAATCAGGACAATCCCTTACTGATCTCTGTAATGAGATACAGCTTGAAAATCCTGAATATTTAAGGGAGTATCATAATCAAAATTGTTCTTTGTCCGAACGTTTTGATGGGGATATTATTCAGGGAATGAAAATCTATATTCCATCATCATCTGAAATCATTGAGCTCAACAAAAAAATCATAGATAATAATCAAAGCTTTTATGATTTCCCAGCTAAAGGAAAATTTCCTTTTGACTTTAAACTCTGGGAAGGAAATTATCAAATTACCCAGACTACCTATTCCGATGATACAATCCTTGCAAAATATGAAAACAAAGTAAGATTAGATCTTGAAGGAATTAAAAACGGGCATTATCACTTTCTCTTTTCAGCATTTGATTTCAGAAAAAATGAGGAAACTTCTGATTCCAAAATGGACACCCTTGCCAAAATGTGCATAGAGGTTATCTATCCAATTCGATATAGTATAGATCCTGAAGGAAAACTTATTAATATAGTACTGACAAAGAAAACAGAAGATATTGTTTCTGAATTAGATTCCATAAAGAACTTTTTTCCAGATCAATATTCATCTGATTATATTGAAAAGATGAAAGGTATCATTGAAAATCCAGAAATCATTTTACGGAAGTTTAAAAATACGTTATTTAACTCTTTTATGTTTGGTACACTCTACAGAACTAAATTAGGAAGCTGGACGAGTTCGGATGTTTACTATGATTTTTATCCTTGGATTTTTGATGCTCAACCGATACGATTTGAATTTCAAAATATACTATTACCTAAAGATATTGTAGATGATGAAAGAGTAAAGATCCAGCAAAAAGGTATCTCTATTGATAGTCGAAATTTGGAAGGATTACACTTTACAGATTCCAAGTTTGATGAGAAAACAGATATAGAAAATAAACCTATAGATTGTGAACATTTTGCAGAATATCTTTTTAATCGGGAAAATTTATCATTGTATAAAATTGACGCAAGATTCCAATATTTTGGGGATGAAAATATCAAAAGAGAAGATTTTTTATTAGAAAGAATTACAGATAATTATTAAATTTGAAAACCACCAAATCACAATACGATGTCAGAAAATTCATCCCCTCACGATGGTAAATATTTCGTGATCCAAAAAGGAAAAGCCCAATGCAATCAAGGGAATCAGTTTCCACAGTTTAAAGTAACCTCGCACCAGAAACATTACTGGAATAACAAAGAAGGACAAGCGGATTATTTAGCCGTTACAGAAGATGATCTACAGTTTACTCCATCTGGTCCTAGCTTTGGACAGTGCAAGTTGAAACCAAGCTCAGGCGGTTATTTACCTTGTGCTTTTGCCCCTGCTGGAAAATGGCAAAAACCTTATGAGAAGACAAAAGTCATGAACAAAAGTTGTATTACAGAACTTTCTGAATTGATGTGTACAACAGGAGGAAAAATAACCATAAAAGAACATGGGCAAACTGCGGAGGTAACTCAACAGAATGTCAGAAATGCAGATCCAAAACAGCAACAGAATATTAACCCGTTGCTTGACTACAAAGAATTTCAGGAAGAACAGGAAGAAGATGTAAACATCTGTAATTAAAAACACACAAATATGGGAAACTTAACAATCATCGGAAACGATAAGCCTGTGATAGGAAAACAGGAAATGTATTCTGTTTCTACAATAAATGGCTGGATGAATCCTTTACAACCTATTAAAAACCCTTTGCAAGTACCCCAAGCACATTGGGAAGTGATGGTACAGACTAAAACAGGCTGGAGAAAAGGTGGAAGTGATAAAGAAGGTCAAATGGTTCCTTATATTTTCGGACAGAAGAGTTTATTTCATAAGGGAATAAAGATCATTGTACGTCAGGGCGAAGACTATGGAGAACTGATTGTACATCCACAAAGGGCTAAAGAACCTAAAATAACCAGAGTGGAACTTCTGGATGCTAACTATAAACCTATTCCAAAAGGTAAAAAGCTAAGCTATAAAGATACCATTATTGCAAGGGCATATTGTGTAGAGATGTTCGAGATGAATATTGCTTTTACCCTTTGGGAAGATGATGCTCAGGGAGAAGGACACAATCCTACAATAAATGCTTTGAATAAAATAAACCCTGTCCCTGTTCTTAGCAGAGTGAATGAAAAAGGAATGGCAGAAGCTGTTTTCAGATTACCTTTTTACACGATGGCTGTACTGATAGCCAATGCACGTACTGCATCAGGCGATAAAAGCGAGGGAGCAACCCACGAATATTATGTAACGGCTGATGTAGTTAGTAAACATATACAAAAAGCAAGTCCTAACGTAAATGTAGTTAATCCTACTTATAATCCAGAACCTCCAAGAAAAAGACAGGTTCCTAAAGGGGATACTCCCACACCAGCAAAACCTAAAACACCTCCAGCTCCAGAGAAGCCCAAACCTAAACCTGATGGGAATTCAGCAAAATTCCCAGTAACCACAGGTGGAAAAAAAAGTGATGATCCGCAGGGAAAGATACTAAGTGCTGAATTTGTTGATGGAAAAGGAAACAAACTTCATTCTTCCAAAGTGGGGGCAACCGTCATCATGAAGATTACAGCAAAGGATATGAAAAACAAAAAAGTGACGGTGAAAATATGGGAGGAAGATAATATCAAATGGACTAATGATAAGATTTTTGAGAAAGATTATGAATTGCTTTATGACAAAAATTTCATCTGGGTTGTTTTAACAAAAAACATGTTTATCGAAGGCAATGATGGCGGTAGTGATAGCAGTAGACAGGATTATTTTATAGAAGTAATACACAATGATATTTCTGTAAACTCTGCCGTGATGCCTGTGAGTATAGATGCAACTCCTACAGAAGTGGAAAGTGGGAATAGTGCAACGATGGTGAAAGAACCGAAACAAGGAAAAACTCTTTCTAGTTGTATTTGTAAAGAACAATATAAAGACTTGATTTGGGGAGAAAAAGTCAGCTGTGAATTTAGAAAAAAAGTTATACAAATAGCAAAAAGACTAGGAAAAGATCCTAATTTGTTAATGGCAGGAATGGCATTGGAGACAGGAAAAACATTTTCACCAACCGCAGGAAAGAAAACAAGCTATGTTGGACTCATACAATTTGGAGATTCCGCAGCAGAATCCGTTGGAACTACAAGAGCTGATTTATTAAAAATGACCGCAATACAGCAATTAGATTATGTTGAGAAATATTTAGCAAAAAAGAAAGATAAAATAAATACTCTTACAGATTTTTACTTATCAATATTAATGCCCGTTGATGTTGGAAGAGGAAATCAACCTAACCATGTTGTTTTTGATAATCAATACCCCTTAGCATATAAAAAAAATGGAAAATTAACAGATTTAAGCAAATCAAGACATTACGGCTACAGACAAAATCCAACTTTTCTTCATGAAGAAGGTGAAAAAAAAAGATACGAAAATGGAGGAAAAAAGGAATATGATGGAGAGGGAAAGACTTATATTTGGGAAATTGAAAAAAGCATTAGTAACTTCTATGAAGAAGGAAAAGCTCATAAAGTTAAAACTTTTGAATGTCAAAAAAGCCAAGAACAAAAAATCCAACCTACTTTGGAAAAAGGAGTATGGAACGTTATCATTACAGAAAAATATACTGGTAGTAAATGTACACATAAAGAAAAAACCCCCATTAGGAACAACTGTAGAAGAGGAAAGATGGAGGTTTACGATCACTCAGGAAAGATTGTTTTTACAATAAAAGATTGTCTACTTGAAGGGATAGCAGGAGAAGATAGAATGATAACAGATTCTGATGCTCCGTTTGGAATATATCAAATAGCATCATCTCCATTTATAATGGGATCATCATCAGGAAAAAAAAGAACGACTTATGGTCCCAATCCAAGACTGGCATTTGAGCCAATAAAGGGTACTGGTGATGAAGCAGATAAAAGTGGTAGATCAGCCATAAGAATTCATGGTGGAAGGCAAGAAACGGAAACATTTGAGCCAAGAAAAAATCCAGATCTACTGAGAACGAAAGGATGTATAAGAATATGGGATTCTGAGGCTAAGCAGTTTTATGATTGGTGGGTTGAATATCATAAAAATAATCCAAACGTTAAACCTGGAAAATTAACTTTAAAGAAATAAATCATGTTAAATAGATTATTAAGCATATTTTTTTTAAGCTTTTTATTTGTGACATATAGCTGTCAAAAAAACAACAAAAAACAAGATAATCTTATGAATAATACTCAGGTCATAAATGAAACGAGGTTGATAGATGGTATTACTATTGATAATACAATTTTTCAAAAAAACGATATCGACCTCAAAAAATATCAATATAATAATCAGTATATTGAAGATATAGAGATTAAAGATTTATTAGATAAAAATTATAGGACTGAGTTTATAAAATTTTTAAAAGAGACAAAAACTGAAGATGATGAATTTAAATCAACATTAGTCTCTCAATTATTGATTATCAGAATGATTCAATTGTCAGATGTAAATGCATTTTACATCTTATCCGAACTTTCCAAAGATAATGATGTAGCCTATAATGGTGTTGAATTATATGGTGAGAAACTTACAAAGTTCTTTATAGAGAATCCATTATTTTTTATACAACAGGGAGCCAAATATCATGAAACGACATTATTAAATACAATTTTTCCACAATTAGATGAATTTTTTGTAAAACAGTCTTTTTTTAAGGATAATTTGGGT
This genomic interval from Chryseobacterium joostei contains the following:
- a CDS encoding DUF4280 domain-containing protein translates to MSENSSPHDGKYFVIQKGKAQCNQGNQFPQFKVTSHQKHYWNNKEGQADYLAVTEDDLQFTPSGPSFGQCKLKPSSGGYLPCAFAPAGKWQKPYEKTKVMNKSCITELSELMCTTGGKITIKEHGQTAEVTQQNVRNADPKQQQNINPLLDYKEFQEEQEEDVNICN
- a CDS encoding SH3 domain-containing protein encodes the protein MLNRLLSIFFLSFLFVTYSCQKNNKKQDNLMNNTQVINETRLIDGITIDNTIFQKNDIDLKKYQYNNQYIEDIEIKDLLDKNYRTEFIKFLKETKTEDDEFKSTLVSQLLIIRMIQLSDVNAFYILSELSKDNDVAYNGVELYGEKLTKFFIENPLFFIQQGAKYHETTLLNTIFPQLDEFFVKQSFFKDNLGDIDLKNGQLFLFPDKEKEFSESFKRKISKFSTEECIFSPSLYTAWQNKTINFIDISPLFGEELLIKLNVFERNYFNQNIQNTLKGYIINSEKTASQSSAIIIDPDGYTNLRKDKNTSSEVLQKVKSGEHIEVLDNAGDWFLVKTNEGKEGYIHKSRIKSK